One window of the Thermodesulfomicrobium sp. WS genome contains the following:
- a CDS encoding cation-transporting P-type ATPase, translating to MDFSLAKIWHHLPVEEVLDLLQVDPAKGLAPLQAERRREQFGPNRLTIRKGKTKLERFLLQFHQPLVYILLISAVVTIGLGEWVDASVILGVVLVNAVVGYIQEAKAISALEALATSMVTEAVVRRDGEVVRLSAEDLVPGDVVILRSGDKVPADLRLVEVKDLRVDESALTGESVAVGKQVDALPRDIVLADRRNMAYASTLVTYGQATGVVVSTGDATEIGRISTMVAEADELATPLTRKIARFSHMLLWAIIALAALTFVAGLLRGQPAADTFLAAVALAVAAIPEGLPAAVTVILAMGVSRMAARGAIIRKLPAVETLGGATVICSDKTGTLTQNQMTVTRIFAAGRAYSVTGTGYRPHGHIEGFEADNQALLRTARGGLLCNDTRITFTETDERVTGDPTEAALIVAALKAGLDPAAEARDFPRVDTLPFESEHQYMATLHDQREGTSRLVLFKGSVEALLSRASAAMVADGGIGPLDAEHVRRVVEEMGLDGLRVLAVAFKELPRETTQLTHDHLTEGLVFLGLEAMMDPPRPEAIAAVAACQRAGIRVKMITGDHAVTAAAIGVQLGLGIETCPGKPTCQVLSGAELAAMSDAELMKRASETAVFARVAPEQKLRLVMALQHQGEVVAMTGDGVNDAPALKQADIGIAMGKGGTEAAKEAADMVLTDDNFATIKAAVEEGRGVYDNLLKFIVWTLPTNVGEGLVILAAVLLGTTLPILPVQILWINMTTAVCLGLMLAFEPKEPGIMERPPRRPDQPILDTELVIRIFMVGGILLVTAFGLFAWELASTGDEAQARTVAVNAFVLVETFYLFNSRSFSRSPFALGFFSNPWVLLGASIMVVLQVAFTYVPLMHHAFSTAPVGVLPWIKTVAIGLAAYLIVEWEKRLRAPKAM from the coding sequence ATGGATTTTTCGCTCGCCAAGATATGGCACCATTTGCCCGTCGAGGAGGTGCTTGACCTCCTGCAAGTGGACCCTGCCAAGGGGCTCGCTCCGCTTCAGGCCGAACGCCGCCGGGAGCAATTCGGCCCCAACCGCCTCACCATCCGCAAGGGCAAGACCAAATTGGAGCGTTTCCTCCTCCAATTCCATCAGCCCTTGGTGTATATTCTCCTCATATCCGCCGTGGTGACCATAGGCCTTGGAGAATGGGTGGATGCCTCGGTCATCCTGGGTGTGGTGCTCGTCAACGCCGTGGTGGGCTATATTCAAGAAGCCAAGGCCATAAGCGCCCTGGAGGCCCTTGCCACCTCCATGGTGACCGAGGCCGTGGTGCGGCGCGACGGCGAGGTGGTGCGGCTGTCCGCCGAAGACCTGGTGCCGGGAGACGTGGTCATCCTGCGCTCCGGGGACAAGGTGCCGGCGGATCTGCGCCTTGTGGAAGTGAAAGACCTGCGGGTGGACGAGTCCGCCCTCACCGGCGAATCCGTGGCCGTGGGCAAGCAGGTGGATGCGCTTCCCCGGGATATCGTTTTGGCGGATCGCCGCAACATGGCTTACGCCTCCACCCTGGTGACCTATGGCCAGGCCACGGGAGTGGTGGTATCCACCGGCGACGCCACGGAGATCGGACGAATTTCCACCATGGTGGCCGAAGCCGACGAGTTGGCCACGCCGCTGACCCGCAAGATCGCCCGCTTCAGCCACATGCTCCTGTGGGCGATCATCGCGTTGGCAGCGCTGACTTTCGTGGCCGGGCTCCTGCGCGGCCAACCTGCCGCCGACACCTTTCTCGCCGCCGTGGCCCTGGCGGTGGCCGCCATTCCCGAGGGCCTGCCTGCAGCGGTGACCGTCATCCTCGCCATGGGGGTCTCCCGTATGGCCGCTCGCGGGGCCATCATCCGGAAGCTTCCGGCTGTGGAGACCCTTGGTGGAGCCACGGTCATCTGCTCGGACAAGACGGGCACCCTTACCCAAAACCAGATGACGGTGACCCGCATCTTCGCTGCTGGCCGAGCCTACTCCGTCACGGGCACCGGGTATCGCCCCCACGGCCACATTGAAGGATTTGAGGCCGACAATCAGGCGCTATTGCGGACAGCTCGCGGCGGGCTCCTGTGCAACGACACCCGCATCACCTTTACCGAAACCGACGAGCGCGTCACCGGAGATCCTACGGAAGCGGCCCTGATTGTGGCCGCGCTCAAGGCCGGCCTTGATCCGGCCGCCGAGGCCAGGGATTTTCCCCGCGTGGACACCCTGCCTTTTGAGTCCGAACACCAATACATGGCCACCCTCCACGATCAAAGAGAAGGCACGTCACGGCTGGTGCTGTTCAAGGGCTCGGTGGAAGCGCTTCTTTCCCGGGCCAGTGCGGCCATGGTCGCCGATGGGGGCATCGGACCCCTGGATGCCGAACACGTGCGCCGCGTCGTCGAAGAGATGGGGCTCGATGGCCTGCGGGTGCTCGCCGTGGCCTTCAAAGAACTGCCTCGGGAAACCACCCAGCTCACCCACGACCATCTCACCGAAGGTCTCGTCTTCCTCGGCCTCGAAGCCATGATGGACCCGCCCCGGCCTGAGGCCATCGCCGCCGTGGCCGCCTGCCAACGCGCCGGAATCCGTGTCAAAATGATCACCGGCGATCACGCGGTCACGGCCGCCGCCATCGGTGTCCAGTTGGGTCTGGGCATCGAGACCTGTCCTGGAAAGCCGACGTGTCAGGTGCTCTCCGGCGCCGAGCTCGCCGCCATGTCCGACGCCGAGCTCATGAAACGCGCCAGCGAGACGGCAGTATTCGCCCGCGTGGCGCCGGAGCAGAAATTGCGCCTCGTCATGGCCCTGCAACACCAGGGTGAAGTGGTGGCCATGACCGGCGACGGCGTGAACGATGCCCCGGCCCTCAAGCAGGCGGACATCGGCATCGCCATGGGCAAAGGGGGCACCGAGGCAGCCAAAGAGGCCGCGGACATGGTTCTTACCGACGACAACTTCGCTACCATCAAAGCCGCCGTGGAAGAAGGCCGCGGCGTCTACGACAACCTGCTCAAATTCATCGTCTGGACCTTGCCCACCAACGTCGGCGAAGGGCTGGTCATCCTGGCGGCAGTGCTGTTGGGGACCACCCTCCCTATTTTGCCGGTGCAGATCCTCTGGATCAACATGACCACAGCGGTGTGTCTGGGGCTCATGCTCGCCTTTGAGCCCAAAGAACCGGGCATCATGGAGCGCCCTCCCCGCCGTCCTGACCAACCCATCTTGGATACGGAACTGGTCATCCGTATCTTCATGGTGGGAGGCATCCTGCTCGTGACGGCCTTCGGGCTTTTTGCGTGGGAGCTTGCAAGTACTGGTGATGAGGCCCAAGCCCGCACCGTGGCGGTCAACGCCTTTGTCTTGGTGGAGACCTTTTACCTGTTCAACAGCCGCTCCTTTTCCCGCTCGCCCTTTGCCTTGGGATTTTTCTCCAATCCCTGGGTCCTCTTGGGTGCGTCCATCATGGTCGTCCTCCAAGTGGCCTTCACGTACGTGCCGCTGATGCACCATGCCTTCTCCACTGCCCCCGTAGGGGTTTTGCCGTGGATCAAAACCGTGGCCATCGGCCTTGCGGCGTACTTGATCGTGGAATGGGAAAAACGCCTGCGGGCCCCCAAGGCAATGTAG
- a CDS encoding methyl-accepting chemotaxis protein, with product MLFGIRNRIFALVVVLLFFVGIVVGIFVYHATATREETIAQVGRIMTEDAKDKIKVATHSMALALGATLKGVTDPAVQQERINALVDPIRFEADQSGYYFVYRNTTVVRVPPKPELTGKDLGEAKDVHGKFFVRELQKMAQAGGGFVEYVFAKPGKGDQPKLGYAEQIPGTDLWVGTGVYIDNVVDAQAAMAEELRAGSRRALMTVLGIVAAGLALIILPLTLWLIRSITRPIARMTLMLKDIAEGEGDLTRRLTDTSGTETQVLAEYFNHFVSRVHDIVRDAAGNARALAGAAENLLQLSRGLRDNSETMNTKTDLVAAATEEMSANMRSVASAMEEFSVNITTVATAAEEMSATIGEIAASATKAKGIAGDAVAKAAQASSRVGELGVAAEEIGKVTEAIMAISSQTNLLALNATIEAARAGEAGRGFAVVANEIKELAQQTAKATEEIRQRIDGIQNATGLTVHDIQAVTQVIHDVDNIVGTIAAAVEEQSVTTRDIADNVGQAAAGVQEVNENVAQAQTATGEIARDVVGVSEESAKIAGNASTVQESAEMLATLAERLRGLVGQFKI from the coding sequence ATGCTTTTTGGCATTCGGAACCGCATTTTTGCCTTGGTGGTAGTGCTTCTGTTTTTTGTGGGCATCGTGGTGGGGATCTTCGTGTACCATGCCACGGCCACGCGGGAGGAAACCATCGCCCAGGTGGGCCGCATCATGACGGAGGACGCCAAGGACAAGATCAAGGTGGCCACGCATTCCATGGCCTTGGCCCTGGGCGCTACCTTGAAGGGCGTCACTGATCCGGCGGTTCAGCAGGAGCGCATCAATGCCCTGGTGGACCCCATCCGCTTTGAAGCCGATCAGTCCGGCTATTATTTTGTGTACCGCAATACCACCGTGGTGCGGGTCCCGCCCAAGCCGGAGCTCACAGGCAAGGACTTGGGGGAGGCCAAAGACGTGCACGGCAAATTCTTTGTTCGCGAACTCCAGAAGATGGCCCAGGCTGGGGGTGGTTTTGTGGAATACGTCTTCGCCAAGCCTGGCAAGGGGGACCAACCCAAACTCGGCTACGCGGAGCAGATCCCGGGCACGGACCTGTGGGTGGGCACTGGGGTGTATATCGATAACGTCGTCGATGCCCAGGCTGCCATGGCCGAAGAGCTGCGAGCAGGCTCCCGGCGCGCCCTCATGACGGTGCTTGGCATCGTTGCCGCTGGGCTGGCGCTCATCATCCTGCCACTGACATTGTGGCTGATCCGCTCCATCACCCGGCCCATCGCGCGCATGACGCTCATGCTCAAGGACATCGCCGAGGGCGAAGGCGACTTGACGCGCCGGCTGACCGACACTTCAGGTACCGAAACCCAGGTGCTGGCGGAATACTTCAACCATTTCGTCTCCCGGGTGCACGACATCGTGCGCGACGCCGCCGGAAATGCCCGGGCCTTGGCCGGCGCAGCGGAGAATCTGCTGCAGCTTTCCCGCGGACTTCGGGATAATTCTGAGACCATGAACACCAAGACCGATCTGGTGGCTGCGGCCACGGAAGAGATGAGCGCCAACATGCGTTCCGTGGCCTCGGCCATGGAGGAGTTTTCGGTGAACATCACCACCGTGGCCACAGCAGCGGAAGAGATGAGCGCCACCATCGGCGAGATCGCCGCCAGCGCCACCAAAGCCAAGGGCATCGCCGGCGATGCCGTGGCCAAGGCGGCACAGGCGTCGTCGCGGGTGGGGGAGTTGGGTGTTGCTGCCGAAGAGATCGGCAAGGTCACAGAAGCCATCATGGCCATCTCGTCCCAGACCAATCTCCTTGCCCTCAACGCCACCATCGAGGCGGCCCGGGCGGGCGAGGCAGGCCGGGGCTTTGCGGTGGTGGCCAATGAAATCAAGGAACTCGCCCAGCAGACCGCCAAGGCCACCGAAGAGATCCGCCAGCGCATCGATGGCATCCAAAACGCCACGGGACTGACGGTGCATGACATCCAGGCCGTGACCCAGGTCATCCACGACGTGGACAACATCGTCGGCACCATTGCCGCGGCAGTGGAAGAACAGAGCGTCACCACCCGGGATATTGCCGACAACGTGGGCCAGGCGGCCGCCGGGGTGCAGGAAGTCAACGAAAATGTCGCCCAGGCGCAAACCGCCACGGGCGAGATTGCCCGCGACGTGGTCGGGGTGAGTGAAGAGTCCGCCAAGATTGCGGGCAACGCCAGTACGGTACAGGAAAGCGCTGAGATGCTCGCTACCTTGGCGGAGCGGCTGCGGGGCCTGGTGGGACAGTTCAAGATCTAG
- a CDS encoding HD domain-containing protein, translated as MRIYLVGGAVRDLFLGRPVQDRDYVVVGGSEAELMRRIPGLTRVGRREPVWVRQGEEYTLAPEADIHANLASRDLTINALALDEDGQVIALPGAMEDLSARVLRPVAAANILADPVRLVRAARFAAQFPDFRVDVSWEEIARAMPEAALGAVAAERVGAEVRKVCAAPAPGRFLRLAAAWGGLPPWCAIWHAAASIPAGPKPYHQESLLEHTAQVMDACAGDPLAVWMALTHDMGKTATPKEFWPRHHGHERRGETLAREWGRRLRLPSAWIQAGALAARWHMAAARYAELKAATRVRLVTEFARSGLLVPFARLVQADHGLDVREWMEEDARRIQAVRLPVHLQGLGKKSGEVLHALRCAALAPISQESRSSGRC; from the coding sequence ATGCGTATCTATCTGGTGGGCGGGGCGGTTCGGGATCTATTCCTCGGCCGCCCTGTGCAGGACCGCGACTATGTGGTGGTGGGCGGCTCCGAGGCAGAGCTTATGCGCCGCATCCCCGGGCTCACCAGGGTCGGCCGTCGCGAGCCGGTATGGGTGCGGCAGGGCGAGGAATATACCTTGGCCCCGGAGGCGGACATCCACGCCAACCTTGCCTCCCGCGATCTCACCATCAACGCCCTGGCCCTGGACGAAGACGGGCAGGTGATCGCCCTGCCTGGGGCCATGGAGGACCTTTCCGCCCGGGTGCTGCGGCCGGTGGCCGCGGCCAATATCCTGGCCGATCCCGTGCGCTTGGTGCGTGCGGCCCGCTTTGCCGCCCAGTTTCCGGATTTTCGCGTGGATGTGTCCTGGGAAGAGATTGCCCGAGCCATGCCCGAGGCGGCCCTGGGTGCGGTGGCGGCGGAGCGGGTTGGGGCGGAGGTGCGCAAAGTCTGCGCGGCCCCGGCGCCGGGGCGGTTTCTGCGCCTTGCCGCTGCCTGGGGCGGGCTCCCGCCGTGGTGCGCCATCTGGCATGCTGCGGCCAGCATCCCGGCAGGCCCCAAACCGTACCATCAGGAAAGTCTCCTCGAACATACAGCCCAGGTCATGGACGCCTGCGCCGGAGATCCTCTGGCCGTATGGATGGCCCTCACCCACGATATGGGCAAGACCGCCACACCGAAAGAGTTCTGGCCCCGGCATCATGGGCATGAGCGCCGCGGCGAAACCTTGGCCCGTGAGTGGGGGCGCAGGCTGCGTCTGCCTTCAGCGTGGATTCAGGCCGGGGCGCTGGCGGCGCGGTGGCACATGGCCGCAGCGCGGTATGCGGAGCTCAAGGCAGCCACCCGGGTGCGGCTGGTCACGGAGTTTGCGCGTTCTGGGCTCCTTGTGCCGTTTGCCCGGCTCGTGCAGGCCGATCACGGCCTGGATGTGCGGGAGTGGATGGAGGAAGACGCTCGTCGCATCCAGGCCGTGCGCTTGCCGGTGCATCTGCAGGGGCTTGGGAAAAAGAGCGGCGAGGTGTTGCACGCCCTGCGCTGCGCCGCCCTTGCCCCCATCAGCCAAGAAAGCCGCTCATCAGGTAGATGCTGA
- a CDS encoding DUF202 domain-containing protein, which yields MSDLHDPRVLLAAERTLMAWNRTSISLMAFGFAVERFGLFLSIYAQETTSPMQRGLSFVGGQGFILLGVVVAVLSLAQHRKVLQSLTPGEIPPGYQRSWGLLVNATVAFMGLMLSIYLMSGFLG from the coding sequence ATGTCCGACCTGCACGACCCACGGGTGCTCCTCGCCGCCGAGCGGACCCTCATGGCCTGGAACCGCACCTCCATCTCGCTCATGGCCTTTGGTTTTGCCGTGGAGCGTTTTGGACTGTTTTTGAGCATCTACGCCCAGGAGACCACTTCCCCCATGCAGCGGGGCCTTTCCTTCGTGGGAGGCCAGGGGTTCATCCTCCTGGGCGTGGTCGTGGCCGTGCTCTCGCTGGCGCAACATCGCAAGGTCCTGCAAAGCCTGACTCCTGGAGAAATTCCCCCAGGGTACCAGCGCTCGTGGGGGCTCCTCGTCAACGCCACCGTGGCCTTCATGGGGCTGATGCTCAGCATCTACCTGATGAGCGGCTTTCTTGGCTGA
- a CDS encoding citrate synthase, with protein sequence MQDTATLTIDGQTYELPIVRGTEGEVAIDISSLRSRAKVITLDPGYANTGACTSTITFVDGEKGILRYRGYPIEQLAEYSSFVETAMLLIFGELPTKEERAEFRTMLGDQALLHEDLLHHFDGFPPNGHPMAILAAVINSLGTYYPDLLEIRSDEEFRQAVAKLISKVRTIAAFSYRKSRGLPIIYPDPRRSYCENFLHMMFSVPYREYTPTPEALRALSLFLLVHADHEQNCSCSTVRMVGSSEANLFASVSAGVSALWGRLHGGANSAVLTMLEQIRDGDLSVRECVERAKRKEFRLMGFGHRVYKNFDPRAKVLKAAAKRLLTSLNVQDDLLEIAQELEDIALSDDYFVERKLYPNVDFYSGIILRALGIPTNMFPVMFAMGRMPGWIAHWHEQFQDPNARIHRPRQIYMGPAQRDYIPMHARKRTS encoded by the coding sequence ATGCAAGATACAGCAACCTTGACCATAGACGGCCAAACTTACGAGCTCCCCATCGTGCGGGGAACGGAAGGAGAAGTGGCTATCGATATCAGCTCGCTCCGCTCCCGGGCAAAGGTCATCACCCTGGATCCGGGCTACGCCAACACCGGTGCGTGCACGAGCACCATCACCTTCGTGGACGGCGAAAAAGGCATCCTCCGCTACCGGGGCTATCCTATCGAACAGTTGGCGGAATACAGCTCCTTCGTGGAAACTGCCATGCTGCTCATCTTTGGCGAACTGCCCACCAAAGAAGAGCGGGCCGAATTCCGCACCATGCTCGGGGATCAAGCCCTGCTCCATGAGGACCTGCTCCATCATTTCGATGGCTTTCCCCCCAATGGCCACCCCATGGCCATCCTGGCGGCGGTCATCAATTCCCTGGGCACCTACTACCCCGATCTCCTGGAAATCCGCTCTGATGAAGAATTCCGCCAGGCCGTGGCCAAACTCATCAGCAAGGTGCGCACCATCGCGGCCTTCAGTTATCGCAAGTCGCGGGGATTACCGATTATCTATCCTGACCCTCGCCGCTCCTACTGCGAAAACTTCCTCCACATGATGTTTTCCGTTCCCTACCGCGAGTATACCCCCACCCCAGAGGCCCTGCGCGCCCTATCGCTCTTTTTGCTGGTGCACGCGGACCACGAACAGAATTGCTCGTGTTCTACGGTGCGCATGGTGGGCTCCAGCGAGGCGAACCTTTTTGCCTCGGTGTCTGCAGGGGTTTCCGCCCTCTGGGGCCGCCTCCACGGCGGGGCCAATTCCGCAGTCTTGACCATGCTCGAACAGATCCGCGACGGCGACCTTTCCGTGCGCGAATGTGTGGAGCGGGCCAAACGCAAGGAATTTCGGCTCATGGGCTTTGGACACCGCGTCTACAAGAACTTCGATCCCCGGGCGAAAGTCCTCAAGGCCGCAGCCAAACGCCTGCTCACGTCCCTCAACGTCCAGGATGACCTCCTGGAAATCGCCCAAGAACTGGAAGACATCGCCCTGTCCGACGACTATTTCGTGGAGCGCAAGCTCTACCCCAACGTGGACTTCTACTCCGGCATCATCCTGCGCGCCTTGGGGATCCCCACCAACATGTTCCCGGTGATGTTCGCCATGGGCCGCATGCCGGGCTGGATCGCCCATTGGCATGAGCAATTCCAAGACCCCAATGCCCGCATCCATCGGCCCCGGCAAATCTATATGGGGCCAGCCCAACGGGACTACATCCCCATGCACGCCCGCAAGCGGACCTCATAA
- a CDS encoding bifunctional acetate--CoA ligase family protein/GNAT family N-acetyltransferase, with amino-acid sequence MSVTNLEALLRPNSLAIIGASREETSVSAMLMKNLLASRFLGPVLPVSGVQEAIFGILSYPSIGSLPLTPDLAVVCSPVGQAPQILDQLGQAGVRAAILMDPGYSALDARVRAELDEGILAAVRRHGIRVLGPESIGLIIPNIGVNASLSRVGAREGRVAFVTQSDSLFESVLDWAKANNVGFSHCISLGRQLDVDFSSVLDYLGSDPATKSILLYVETIQDARRFMSAARASARNKPILVIRPRRLPCSIRQVASGLSETRVDRIYDAAFRRAGMVRVNDIDSLFEGARTLANYKPLRGSHLAIVTNGQSIGLLASDILEDGGGTLAAIDEDIQARLEEILGPERCSDNPVTLPATAGADIYEQTLGTLLKSKDVGCVLVIHVPFQGVDSTAVAQAVAQMAKTTRCLILAAWLGEETMREAKPIFDEAGIPVFDRPGKAVHAYLHMLAYRRTQQILMQTPDSLPTDFFPDTERAERIIRAALDQDRSRLTEEEARDVLEAYGVPVVPTRICTSAAEAVGAAAEIGYPVALKIRSPQIEHPYAVGGLALDLTTPDLVFEAAANMAARVHAQVPNAYIEGFTVQKMGRRHGAHELIISAFTDPTFGPVIAFGHGGVAAAVIDDQSMTLPPLNMSLARELMRGTRIYRLLQGSPRHPGADLDDICLALIQVSQMLIDLPHIQALEINPLFADDRGVLALGARITIAEPTIAGPQRLAIRPYPRELEECARLKDGAKVLLRPIRPEDAVAHLEFIHRLSEEDLRLRFFGLVQHFVLDDMPKFTQIDYDREMAFIATRTVDGKPETLGVVRTSTKPDNSVAEFAIIVRSDMKGTGLGSLLFEKMIRYCKSRGTKYLEGQTLPHNKAMIGLAKRFGFTVTHNYDEEVVLMRLCLWEWEPQA; translated from the coding sequence ATGAGCGTCACCAACCTCGAAGCCTTGTTGCGGCCCAACTCCCTTGCCATCATCGGCGCTTCGCGCGAGGAAACTTCCGTGAGCGCCATGCTCATGAAAAATCTCTTGGCCAGCCGTTTCCTTGGGCCGGTGCTGCCGGTGTCCGGGGTGCAAGAGGCCATCTTTGGCATCCTGTCCTACCCTTCCATCGGATCCCTGCCACTCACGCCGGACCTTGCCGTGGTCTGCTCTCCCGTCGGCCAGGCGCCGCAAATCCTCGACCAGTTGGGGCAAGCCGGGGTGCGCGCCGCCATCCTCATGGACCCTGGCTACAGCGCCTTGGATGCCCGGGTACGGGCAGAGCTGGACGAAGGGATCCTCGCTGCGGTGCGGCGGCATGGCATCCGTGTACTTGGCCCGGAGAGTATCGGCCTGATCATCCCCAACATCGGGGTCAATGCCAGCCTTTCCCGCGTTGGGGCACGGGAAGGCCGGGTGGCCTTTGTCACCCAGTCGGACAGCCTTTTTGAGTCCGTTCTCGATTGGGCCAAGGCCAACAACGTGGGCTTTTCCCATTGCATCTCCCTGGGTCGGCAACTGGACGTGGATTTCAGCTCCGTGCTCGACTACCTGGGCTCGGACCCCGCCACCAAGTCCATTCTCCTCTACGTGGAGACCATTCAGGATGCCCGGCGTTTCATGTCCGCGGCCCGGGCCAGCGCCCGCAACAAACCCATCCTCGTCATCCGCCCGCGACGGCTGCCCTGCTCCATCCGGCAGGTGGCCAGCGGCCTCTCCGAGACCCGAGTGGACCGCATCTATGACGCCGCCTTCCGCCGCGCCGGCATGGTGCGCGTCAATGACATCGACTCGCTCTTCGAAGGGGCGCGCACCCTGGCCAACTACAAGCCCTTGCGCGGCAGTCACCTGGCCATTGTCACCAACGGCCAAAGCATCGGTCTTTTGGCCTCGGACATCCTGGAAGACGGCGGCGGCACCCTGGCGGCCATCGACGAAGACATCCAGGCCCGGCTGGAAGAAATCCTCGGCCCAGAGCGCTGCTCCGACAATCCGGTGACCCTGCCGGCCACTGCGGGCGCGGACATCTATGAACAAACCCTGGGGACGCTGCTCAAAAGCAAAGATGTGGGATGCGTGCTCGTCATCCACGTGCCTTTTCAAGGCGTGGACAGCACAGCCGTGGCCCAGGCCGTAGCCCAAATGGCCAAGACCACCCGCTGTCTCATCCTGGCCGCCTGGTTGGGGGAGGAGACCATGCGCGAAGCCAAGCCGATCTTCGACGAGGCAGGCATCCCCGTGTTCGACCGGCCGGGCAAGGCCGTGCATGCCTATCTCCACATGCTCGCCTACCGCCGCACCCAGCAGATCCTCATGCAGACTCCAGATTCGCTGCCCACGGACTTCTTCCCCGACACGGAGCGGGCGGAGCGCATTATCCGCGCCGCCTTGGACCAAGATCGAAGCCGCCTGACCGAGGAAGAAGCCCGGGACGTGCTCGAGGCCTACGGCGTTCCCGTGGTGCCCACCCGCATCTGCACCTCGGCGGCCGAGGCCGTGGGAGCCGCCGCGGAAATCGGCTATCCTGTGGCCCTCAAGATCCGCTCGCCGCAGATCGAACACCCCTATGCGGTGGGCGGATTGGCCCTGGACCTGACCACCCCGGATCTGGTGTTCGAGGCCGCGGCCAACATGGCGGCCCGGGTGCACGCCCAAGTCCCCAATGCCTATATCGAAGGCTTCACGGTGCAAAAGATGGGGCGCCGCCACGGGGCCCACGAACTCATCATCAGCGCCTTCACCGACCCCACTTTCGGCCCAGTCATCGCCTTTGGCCACGGCGGCGTGGCGGCGGCAGTCATCGACGACCAAAGCATGACCCTGCCGCCTCTCAACATGAGCCTCGCCCGCGAGCTCATGCGCGGCACCCGCATCTACCGCCTGCTCCAAGGCTCTCCGCGCCATCCCGGCGCAGACCTGGACGATATTTGCCTCGCCCTCATCCAAGTGAGCCAAATGCTCATCGATCTGCCGCACATCCAGGCCCTGGAGATCAATCCCCTTTTTGCCGACGATAGAGGTGTCCTCGCCCTGGGCGCCCGCATCACCATCGCCGAGCCCACCATCGCAGGGCCGCAGCGCCTGGCCATCCGCCCCTACCCGCGGGAGCTCGAAGAATGCGCGCGGCTCAAAGATGGAGCCAAGGTGCTTTTGCGCCCCATCCGCCCCGAAGACGCCGTGGCGCACCTGGAGTTCATCCACCGCCTCTCGGAAGAAGATCTGCGCCTGCGGTTCTTTGGCCTCGTGCAGCACTTCGTCCTCGACGACATGCCCAAGTTCACCCAGATCGACTACGACCGGGAAATGGCCTTCATCGCCACCCGTACCGTGGACGGCAAACCGGAAACCCTAGGCGTGGTACGCACCTCCACCAAGCCGGACAATTCCGTTGCCGAGTTCGCCATCATCGTGCGCTCGGACATGAAGGGTACCGGGTTGGGGTCCCTGCTCTTTGAAAAGATGATCCGCTACTGCAAGAGCCGGGGGACCAAGTATCTGGAAGGCCAAACCCTTCCCCACAACAAGGCCATGATCGGTCTTGCCAAGCGCTTTGGCTTCACCGTCACCCACAACTACGACGAAGAAGTGGTGCTCATGCGCCTGTGTCTGTGGGAATGGGAACCCCAGGCCTAA